The window CCTTACGATGTGAGTGTATCAGGTAGTTACGGATCGATTGCGGGTTTCCTCGGGTCATGGTGGATTTTTGACGCGTTGAATCCCTCGAAACCGAATGTAATCGATGGTTATGCAAGAGGCGGACTTTCAGATGTAGTTGCAGCTGACGATCGCTATATTGCATTGGGTTTAGAGGGTTCTAAAGTCGCCTTCTTCGATAGAGGGAATACCTTATCGCCTCCGAGGATATATCCGACAGCCGACTGGCCAAGGGACGCAGTCATCCATGATAATACATTGTATGTTGCAGAGGGCTGGGCGGGTCTTGCCTTGTACGATATAAGCGATTTAGACGAAGGTGTAGAGCTTATTTCGCGGTTTTCGCTGGACGAAATTCATGTATGGGCGCTAGCCTTGAACCTGCCTCATGTCTACCTTGCATGCGGCGATTCAGGTCTAATATCGGTTGATTTGACAAACCCTCTTCTTCCCCAAAAAACGGCAAAGATTTCCTTTGATGCGAGGGCTTTTTCATTGTGCCTTTTACGTGATTCGCTTTTCGTTGGTTTGGAAGATGCAACAATCGCAGTCTTGAACGTGGTGGATCCTTCAAAACCAATTCAAGTTGTAAGACAGAATCTGCATGGTAGCGCGTTGGATTTTGACGTTCGAGACAGTATTCTTTATATTGCGGAAGCGAATGAAGGCGTAGGCATCTATCTCATTGATGATAACAAGTGGAACACTCTTTCGTTGATCCCCATGGAGCATTTTGCTTCTGCCGTTGACGTCTGCCAGGATGTTCTTTTTATTGGCGACGGTTCTTTCGGTATCAAAGCCTACAATATTTCAAACCATGCAGCCCCTCAACTTGTAGGAAGCTTTAACACTGGGGGCGAGGTACGTGATCTTTTTGTCTCAAGCGATACGGTTTTTGTTGCAGATGGTTACGATGGGTATCAAATGCTTCTCTTTCTCGATTTGGGCTGTTCTGATTCTTCTTTGCCTGATTGCGGGGATGCGTTAATCCGTTATAACCCTTTTGTCGATATCCTGGAATTCACAAAGCACGTGAACGCAATTCTTTACGATGAGAGCGGAAGGCTTGTATCGAAGGTTTCCGGAAACTCATACAATGCAAGACAACTCCAGTCGGGAGTTTACTTTGTTGTTGGTGACGAATGGTGTAAAAAGGTTGTCAAAATGGGAAGGATCAAATAAAGAAATCGTTGTTTGGTGCAATATTGCGCCGTTTCTTAGAATGGTTCTTTGTTAATTACCCCCCCTTGACAAACCCCGCAAAATCTTTAAGATTGATATATTAAACATCGAATTAAAAAAACAATAGACCTAGGAGGTATTCGTGAAAAAATGGATAGGTATTATTATAGTGCTTAGCGTAGTTACCGCCTTTTCGCAAGCATGGTATATTGAAGCAGTCGATACGCTAGGCAACGTTGGACAGTACGCATCCTTGGCCATTGATGCACAAAACCGTCCTCACATAGCCTATTTCTATGCAGACAGCGCCTTTTTAAGATATGCTACATGGAACGGATCGACATGGGAAATGGAGAATGTCGACAGGAACACTGGCGTAGGAGGCGTAGGCTTGTATGCTTCTCTTGCATTGGGTCCGCTTACTCAAAGACCGCAGATAGCTTATTATGATATGGCGGATGGAGCGCTTAAATGGGCTCATCTCAATGATCTCGATCAGTGGGAGTACGGTGTTCCCTTCGTAGGCCTGGATGACGTCGGACAAGGCTGCGATATTGCTATCGGAGTCCAGGGTTCTGATGAGATACCGCATTTCGCTTTTTATGATGTCACAACAGACTATCTGCTTTATGCAAGACCCTTGGGCGCTGCATGGTCCCGCGATACGGTAGATACGATGGCCAGTGATCAAATTTCGATTGCCCTTGATCCATCGGGAAGCCCGCATATAGCCTACTACGCGAACAACGGCACCGAAGGATTTCTCAAATACGCACACCTGGTATCAGGCGCATGGGTCATCGACACCGTTGATTATATTGCGGCTAATAATCTGGGTCTATATCCAGATATAGTTATTACATCTAATAACATCCCCTACATCAATTTCTACGATTCGACCACCAACCGGTTCAAATACGCAAGATGGACTGGTTCCGCATGGACGATAGACGTTATAGATAACTCTCCTGGAACCGGCATGTACGGAGCCCAGATTCTCGGATCCACATACGTTAGTTATTACGATATGAGTAATGCGGATCTCAAGTACGGTTACTCCAAGACATACCTTTCCTGGCATAATGAGTCCGTTGACACAACAGGCGACGTAGGACAGTATACATCAATTGCACTAACTCATAAGAAGGATCTTGTATATCCTCATATCGCGTATTATGATGTTACAAATGGTGACCTCAAGTACGCTACGCGCATCATCAAGGATGTGCTTCCTACCGTTATGGTTGCTCCTCCCAAGATAGTAAGGCCTGATTCAACTTACATTCCTGCGGTAACCGTTCTAAACCAGGGCAATACGGTCGCGGCATGTTCAGTAACTTGCGTAATCAAGTATCAGGGGCTGGACGTCCATCACAGTGTAAGGATGATCGACCCTCCTTTGAATGTTGATGAGGAAACCCAGATAACCTTCGATCCATGGACAGTGCTGGGTTACAATGATGCTTGGTACAACGTAACGTTCAGAACATGGATGGCCGATGACTCGGTTCCCCAGAATGATTCACTTAGAGATTCAGTGCACGCAACAAATACTGGTATCATTGAAGCGCTTGTCCCTCTCAAACTGGACATTGCTGTTTTCGGTAAAGATGTTGTTCTTTCCCTGCCGAATGCTACTCAAGGTGAAGTGTATTTGTTTGACGTCACAGGGAGCCGCAGGATTACCTTGGAGAGCGGCATTCTCAGTGCCGGGGAACACAAATATTCTCTAGATAAGCGTGCATTGCCCAACGGTGTCTATTTCGTGCGATTCTCATCCCCAGTTGCTAATCTTACGCGAAAGGCAATTCTCGTCCGCTGATTGACCGCTTTTTGAATTTTAACCGCCCCTTCGGGGGCGGTTTTTTTTTTCAGAAGGATCCACCAATTCCTGCCATGGGCAGAAACGGTATGCGGCCGTAGCCGTAAATAACAGGTGTTCCTGTAGAATCAATGTATTCTTTAATCCGATATGGGCTTTGCGAGTTGTAGACGTTTATTACTTCGATGTAGAAGTACGGTGATAGCGGCAGTTCCGGACAGCTTCGCTGAACACGTAAATCCAGCCTGTGATAAAAAGATGAACGTGCTGAATTAGGTTTGCCAAGTTCACCTTTATCATTAACAGGAGTATAGGGGAGACCGGAATTCAATCGGAAAGAAGCCGTTATGAGCCATCCCTTGGGGAATGACTGGTGGAGTCTGATATTGATGTTGTGTCTTTGATCATATTCACCCCAACATAGCTCGACCAAGTCTCCTTCTAGGCGTTTTGTTGCGGATAAAACGTATGAAATCTCGGCCTGCAACCCGAAGTTGGTTTTCTTCTCTATTCCGAATTCGACACCTTCAGAAAATCCATAACCGTTGGAATTCCAGCCTGAATCAGCATCCAGGAGAGGAAGAAAACTGAGTCGCCGGTAATAGGGTTCCATTCGGATTTGCGTTGAAGTGTCCGGACAAAATTCCAACCAAGCGGAATATTGTTGCGCCCTCTTGGGTGCAAGTGCTTCAAAACCCGGATTAAGATTATCTAGAGACGGAGGCTCAAAGGAAAAATCTTTCACATAGAAAGAACTGCGGAGAATGCGATACGGGTGCTGATACGAATCCCGGTAACTTGCTCCTATATTCAGAATTTCAAAAAGGTTCCAAGTTACCGACGCTCTTGGAGCAAGATACAGCCCGGTGGTCCAGGGAATCCTTTCGAGTCGGCATCCTAGTGAAGCCAGGAATTCAGGGAGAATCTCTGCGCGTATTTCCGCATAGGTACTTGAAGCAAGATAATCGCTAGCTAAAGAGGTTGCTTCTTTTTTTATCTCTTCTCCGACTATGGTTTCCATTCTCTTATTCGGTCTCCAAACAAGTTCAATGTTACTTGAAAGGGATGTGTGTTTGAAGGATACTCTAGGAAACAGCAAATCTTTTTCATAACCAAGTAGATGATACGTACAGCTTCCATATATCTTGAAATCAAACGTTTCTCCCGAATGCAGATATCCTACTTTACACAGTGAAAGTCTTTCACGAGAAGAGTCTTCGACCTCATAAAATGAATCCTCGCTTTTGTACAGTGAAGTTGATTCGCGAGAAGAATCGCTGGCTTCGAAAAAGAAATCTTCACTTAACAGGAATCTGGCAGTAAGTCTGTCGTTCTTAGTAATATCGAATCCAAGATTCAAGGCTCCGTCATAGAAATTGGGATTAAACTCCTTGCCTAGAGAACCAATCTTGATGTAGTAGAACGTTTTTCTGAGAGATAGCGCTATATCGGCAAAGTTGGCTATGGTGGTCCAGAAGTACCCTTTGAGTGCGATTGCATCATAGACAAAACCTCCTCCTATTTTCTTTATCTCAGGTGTGCATATCAGGGTCACAGAAGACAACGCATCATACTGGATAGGGATAGAGGATTTCCATAGAGAAACAGATTCCAGGAAGTCCGAGTTGAATACAGATATTAAGCCGACAAGATGCCACGGCCATGCCACTTCAATCCCGTCGTAAAATAAAGGGCTTTCGTCGGTGTCCCCTCCCCTGATAACGGGGGAGCCCGACCACTCGCTACCAGACATTCCCACGCCGGCAATAACCGGCATACTCCGTAAAGGGTCATCTCCGAAATTCGCTGGCGTTTTGCGTATATCCTCTTTCTTGAAAACAACACCGGGTTCGGCTCTCTCGATTAAGGTTTTCTCTGGTAGAACCTTCACTTCGGGTAGTTGTATTGGATTCGTTTTAAGACGAAAATACAGTATTGCAGGATTTGAGAAGTGTAAGTAAACCGTAACCGTATCCGGAAGATAGCCTATATGGGACGCTTTAAGAACAAGTTTTTTTTCTTTAGGTGGATTATCAAGTTGAAAAAACCCGAGAGAATCGGTTGTTGCACCTATTTGAGTTCCGAGTATCTCAATCGACGCAAGCGATACCGGTAATCTTGTCTGATCGTCAATAACTCTTCCTTGTATTGTCAATGAGAGAAAAAAGACATTAAAAAGCTTTAACGCGATTTCGATAAGCATTATCCACTCCTTTCACTCACATTTCATTCTTTCCTTTTCCTCCTATCTCCAAAACAGGTGAAAAACGCATAGCTTGACGAAGCGCAGCGTATCCAATAACTTATTAATGTGTGATCGGGGTGATGTGTAAAGGGTCGTAATGGGAACCTCTAACAGCCTGAATCCTGCCCATAATGCTTTGGCAACAAGCTCTGATTCGGTGTCGAATCGAACCGTAACTAGAGGGACCTTTTCAATAACTTCTGCTGAAATGAGCCTGTAGCCGCATTGGGAATCCGAAACGGCCCTCCCACCGAAGATTGAAAGCACCATTGATGTCAAACGGTTGACGAACCATCTGTCAAACGGCATACCTTTCATATTAAACCGCCGGGTTCCGATTATTAAATCCATCTTTTGCGGATCGGCTGAAAGAAATCTTCCCACTTCGCCGACGTCATGCTGTGTATCGGCGTCGAGAGTGAGAATCCACCGGTATCCTTTTTTGATGACTTCTTTAAAGCCTGTTTTGTGAGCCGCCCCTTTGCCGAGATTTTTTTTGTGCCGGAGCAAGTTGACATGAAAGCTGTTAGCCACATTTCCGGTTTCATCGGGGGAGCCGTCATCAACGACCCATATTTGTTCGGGTTTGGCCCCTGATTCAATCAAATCGCTAAGAACTTTCCCAAGGGTATCGGATGCTTCATAGGCTGGAATCACTATTGCAACATCATCTAATGCTATCATGCACCGTTCCTTATCGCTTTGACCGTCTTCATATTCTTAAGGTCTGCCTGGAAATCCGTAGGTGTTTCCATGATTGCAGGTATATGCTTGAGACGGGGATGCCTTATTATTCTTTTGAACGTTTCGATACCTATCTCGCCCTCTCCTATGTGCCAATGGCGGTCGTTACGGCTTGAAAAAGCGCTTTTGGAATCGTTAAGATGCAAAAGATGCAGTTTGTTGAGACCGACTAGACGGTCAAACTCCTCAAGGGTATCTGCCAACCCCTCCTCGGTATGAATAGGGTAGCCTGCTTCGAATGCATGTGCTGTGTCCAGGCAGACACCGACTTTGTATGAATGCTTAAGGAAATCGAAGATTCTGGCAAACTCTTCGAACTCGCCTCCAAGACGGGTCCCGCCGGCAGAGGTGTTTTCAATAAGCACTTTTACCTTATCGCCTCTGCCTCCTGCTATCTTGCCGAAGACATAATCAAGAGAAGCTGCAACTTTTCGAATTCCCTCCTCCTTGGTCGAGTTTTTATATGCTCCCGGGTGAAGAATAATGTATTCAGCGCCAAGCATCGCAGCACGGTCAAGCTCGGCAATAAGAGCGTTCTGGGATTTTTCCAGTAGCTCCCGGTCTGGAGTAGCGAAATTAGGCAGATAGAATAGATGTACAAAAAGAGGCGATATATCTTTCTTTTTTCTTCTAGTTTTAAATTCGCTGGCATCATCCTCGTCGATTACGGATCTTCGCCACTGCTGCTGCGATCCGGTAAATATCTGCATGGTTTCACAACCGAGCGACTTGGCGACCTCGAGGGATTCAACAAATCCGTGCGATATGCTTATGTGAAAACCGAACCTCATCCGTTCCCGCTTTCATTCATGAACTCCCTTCCCCTCATTGCCTTTTCAATGGTTACCTCATCGGCAAGACCTATATCGGATCCTACAGGTATGCCTCTTGCAATACGGCTTACGCGTATACCTGAACCCTTCAGTATCTCTGCGATGTAGGATGCAGTCGCTTCGCCTTCGGTTGTGGCGGAAATCGCCAGAATCACTTCACGTATGTTTTCTTTCTTTGTTCTTTCAAGCAGTTCCTTTATCCTTAACGAATCTGGCGAAACGTCATCGACTGGCGACAGCACTCCTCCAAGCACGTGATACTGACCCCTGTAGACGCCGGAATTCTCGATAACGGGTATATCGAAAGCCTCTTCCACCACGCATATTTCGTATTTTTCCCTTGATGAATCGCTACATATGCGGCATAATACGTCTTCCGTAAGATTCCCGCAGCGCTCGCAGGCATGGGTTTGGATGCGTGCAGCGAGGATGGCTGAACTCAAGCGCTGCGCTTCATTGTTTCTGAGCTTGAGAATATAGCGTGCGATGCGCTGGGCGCTCTTTTCTCCTATTCCAGGGAGTTCTTTCAGAAGCCCTATGAGTTCAGAAAGAGAACGGGTCATTTTCCATATCGATGTTTGAAAAACTAAAAGAGACCAGGCAAGGGCATGCCGATGATTTTCTGCATTTCTTCTTTTGCTTTTTCCTGGGCTTTACGTTTTGCTTCATTTACTGCCGCTATTATAAGATCCTCAAGCATATCCTTATCCTCCGCCACAATGACTTCTGGATCTATCTTGAGTTCAAGTATTATTCCGTTTCCGTCTGCCACGGCCTTAATCATACCGCCGCCCGATGTTGCCTCTCCCCTGACCGAAGTCATTATCTCAGCCATGCGTTCCTGAAGCTCCTGAGCCTTGCGCAACAGATCTGCCTGTTTCATCTAATGATTTCTCCTTTAAATATATCCAGGATATCGTCAACGCTGGTGTTTTCCATCTTCTTCGCATCGGTTTTTTCTTCTTCCTTCTCTAGGATCTCGAAAACCAATCGCACTCTCCTGTTCGCAATCTCCGAAAATCTTCTTTCAAGATCATTTTTATCGTGTTCAATAATATCAAGATTGAATTTCGACCCGGTAATACCGATATGTAGAGTATTTTCGTTTTCTTGCAGCAGTGCGGATGAATTCAGCGCAAGTGTAAGGAAGGACTGTTCTTGTGATAATTCAACGAGAAAAGACTTCCACAGAGATGACAAGGATGATGGCTTTCCCGGTTCCTCTTTTTTTGTTGCAAGCTGCTCACCCTTTTCTGTTTCATGTTCTTGCTTAGAGGTTTCCTTTGAACCGGAAGGCGTATCGGTTTCCGGTTCTTCCTTTACCGGGGACGGGTTGCTTCGCGGTGTTTGAGGAGGGTTTATTTTTTGATGCGCCTGATTTTGTTCGTTATCCGTGTAGAGGAGGGAAAGCGATATCGTTTCAATCAATATTGTTTTTTCGAGGCTTTTCTTGAAGACTTCTTCGGCTCTTAAAAAACGTTCAAGAATTTTTGCGAGGTTTTTTGGATGATGATTTTCGGCCTCCGATAAAGCTTCTGATCCCAAAACTCCGAAATCATCCTTGTTTATTCCTAATCGATATAGAAGCAGGCTCCTTATAAAACGGATCAGACCGAAATAGTACTCCGCAACATCGTAACCTTGTTTGAATATTTCTTCCAGGAAGAGGAGGATCTCTTTCTCTGAGCCTCCTCTTAATACCTTCAAGAAACCTACGAATCTTTCCTGAGGAACAATGCCAAGGAGTTCCGTGACATCCAGAGCGGTTATTCTGCCTTCCTTGAAGGTAGTGATTTGTTCAAGAACGCTTTCTGCGTCTCTAAGCCCGCCGTCAGCTATCTCTGAAATGAGCGCGATAGCATCCTTGTCTAAGTCAAGGTTTTCTTTCGCGATTATCATGCTTAAACGTTCAGCAATTACGTGTGCGGGGATTCGTTTGAAGTCGAACCTCTGACACCTTGAAAGTATGGTTGCTGGAACCTTGTGCGGTTCAGTGGTGGCAAAAACGAAGATTACATGCCTTGGCGGTTCTTCAAGAGTCTTCAAAAGGGCATTGAAAGCTTCGGTCGTCAGCATATGGACTTCATCAATAATGTAGATTCGGTATCTGCCGCCCGTCGGCAAATACCGGATATTTTCTCTCAGATCCCTTATCTGATCGATTCCTCTGTTGGATGCTCCGTCTATCTCGAGCACGTCCATGCTCTTGGAAGCAGTTATTTCGATACACGCCGAACACTGGTTGCATGGATGAGCTCCTTGTCCCTTCTCACAGTTCAGGCTTTTTGCAAGTATTCTTGCGGTTGTGGTTTTTCCGACTCCTCTTGGTCCGGTGAAAAGGTAGGCATGTGCGAGCTTTGATCGTTCTATTGCATTAATGAGTGTGCGTTTTATATGTTCCTGGTCGAACAACTCCTCAAAGATCTGGGGTCTGTATCGTAATGAAAATGTGCGGGGCTGCATCTCAAGAGACTCCCGTATATGACATTCCGGCCGTGCGGCACTTTCGACCGCATACAAAGGCTCCTTTTATATAGATAAACTCCAACCAGGCTGCCTTTGCACCGCCAAGAATGCCACTTACCGTTGCTTCCTTCCAGACCTGGCGGGGTTTGCGGGAGTTGGCGAACAAAGACCCAATCTTCAACGTCCAGCTATACATAAGAAAATCCTTTTTCTGCAGCCTCATAGTGCCCTTCAGCCTCGCGTATGGCGGGTTTCGAGTTCAGGAGACCGCCAGCCTCCCGCCTAGCACGGCCTGAAATCACTACTCTCTCAAATCCTCTCTCGGCACCAGAATCTTCTTCTCTGTTATGTTGATGCTTTTAAGTACTCCGTAAATCTCGTATTTGTCTGAAAGATCTTGAATTGTTGCGGCATCCATGTCCTGAGCCCTAACTATCTCCGTTAAGTTCATGTTTGAGGTAACCTTCGGATCGGAAATACCTAGCGTCTTTGCTGCAAAAATGCGCGCTGAATCGCTTTCCTTTCCAATCCTGTCGTAGGTCATCTCCATTCCTTTGTTGACTCGTACGACGGCAAGCTTGTGCTCCTTAAGGTATTTAGGAGTGACAAAAAGACCCGATCCCCAGTAAGGAGCCTTTATCCACTTGGGCATCATTGCGCCTTCATCGTAGGGTTTTCCGAACTTCCCTAGCGCTTCGGTGAAGTACGGTTCAAGAGCGTAAATCAAATCCACTTCGCCGGACTCAAGCGCCGGAATAAGCTTGTCCTTTGGGTAGAGCTTAATGGTTATCTTGGACGCGTTCAGTTGAGCCGAACCAATGATCGCTTTCATGGGCAGTTCCGTTAAAGCGCTTACACCTATCTTTTTTCCTTCAAGGTCGGTTATCTTATCAAGCTTTACGCCTTTTCGCGCGAATATCCCGTCCTGGGGTGCGCCGACCTTGAACTCCTCCGAAAGTATGCAGCGCAGGGTGTCTTTCGGATGCTCATCCATCCAACGCAGCGCTTCCGGCCAAGGCATAAGGGCGAATTGAATCTTGCCCTGATTGAGATCGTCAAGTGCCTGCTTGGGATTATCCATAACGATGATTTTTGCTTTCACCTTGACATCCTGACTCGGGAAGATGCTGCTCTTCGCTTCAGCGTAAGTTATGGATGCGGCGGAAAGGGAAGGCTCAACAGCTATGGTTACTTCCACAGGCTGAGCGTACTTGACCATCGGCACTATCAATATGGTCAGAAGAACCGCCACCAGAACAACAATAACTGCAGTCAGTAAATGCTTCATTGGTTATCTCCTTGCTTGCTTAGTTCCTGGGCTCTTTTGTAAGCTTCTGATGCTTTCTGCAAATCTCCCTTTTCCCGCCAGTAGACGGTTAAATTCAGATAAACGTCGGGGTTTTCATTGTCTAGTTCCTCTGCCTTGAAAAGGAACTCCCCTGCTTTATCGAGGTCCTTCGTTTCGTCTTTCAAATAGCATATACCAAGGTAGAGGTAAATTGTGGGATTAGGATTTAGTGTGTCGATGGATTTTTCAAAATAGACAATCGCGTTTTTATAGTCCCTGAGATAAAAGTAATTGAAACCCTTGTACCACGCGGCGTCCGTATTTTCAGTATCAAACTCCAGTGCATTAGAGAACGCGGTATCAGCTTCTGGATATTTTTTCGTCCAGAAGTACGCCTGTCCCAGATAGGAATATGCTACCGAAGTTTCGTGCCTTTGTGCGATATATCCGCTTCTCCATTTAAGGAAGTTCTTTGCCTGCGGAGGAAGGAAACCTATGTTTGAAACGAGGAAGTTTTCTTTTTCAGCAGGAGGTACGCTGTCCTTTGCCGATTCCATGCTGTCGAGCGAAGCGAGTACAGGATGAATCTCTTCTATCTTCCTTTCCAATTGAGATGCAATCTTTTCTTCTAGCTCGCCAAGCTCTTTTTTGTAAGCGGCTATGGCGTCATTGAAATATTCTATCGATTTTTCGTATTCTTCCTTGCTAAGCGATACACGAGCCTTTATGTATGGAACCTGGGGAGAGGCAGGTACGACTTTTTCCAAATCTTCGGCGACTTTAATAGCTTCATCGCCTTTATCGTTTTGCAGGTAAAAGCGACCCAGAAGAACGTAGTCGAAGGTTTCTTTTGGGTCTAATTCGATGCCTTTCTTTAGGAAAATCACAACGGTATCCTGCATTAGAGTATCATCGAAGAGGTCTATGGCACCGTATCTGAATGCTATCTTAGCTAAAGCGATACCTTCTTCATCATTCCTGATAATATTACCGGTCGGGTCTGAGTCCAGCGCGTGTAAAAAAGCTCTTGCGGCCTCGACCGGATTGTTAAGGCGAACACTTGCTTTTCCATGCCAGAAGTATGCCTCTTCGGCAGAAGAACCTGATAGCGCCTTGATGAACAGAGCGTCTGCTTTTTCATATCGACCATCCCTGTAATGTATCTTTCCCCCCTCAATATTGGGATCCTTGGCAAATGCCGTAGCTATTAATCCGATCACTAAAAGACCAAAAGCTCGTTTCATTATTCCTCCTGAGCTTTGTTTATTACTTTTGTTAGTTTATCATTTGAGAACGAATTGTCAATACTTTCGTCTCCTTGAGAACTTACGGCGGTTACAGTCGTATTCCCTGGCTTATCGGCAAATGCCAAATAGGCCGTGTGGGATATCATTCTTTCGTTGGGTCTTGAACCTTGTTCCCTTATTTTCATTTCTCTTACAAGGATTTCAACGGTTTCAAAACGCACGAATCCGTACTTTTGAAGAGCCTTACGAGTTTCCTGTAGCTGCTCGGTAGTTGGACTCAACGATACCCATCTTCCGGCAGGTGCAAGAGCTGTCGCTGCATGAGGAACAATGTTCCACGGCTCCGGTACATCTACTATACACACATCAGCGTCACTTGTGTCAAAG is drawn from bacterium and contains these coding sequences:
- a CDS encoding tetratricopeptide repeat protein, with protein sequence MKRAFGLLVIGLIATAFAKDPNIEGGKIHYRDGRYEKADALFIKALSGSSAEEAYFWHGKASVRLNNPVEAARAFLHALDSDPTGNIIRNDEEGIALAKIAFRYGAIDLFDDTLMQDTVVIFLKKGIELDPKETFDYVLLGRFYLQNDKGDEAIKVAEDLEKVVPASPQVPYIKARVSLSKEEYEKSIEYFNDAIAAYKKELGELEEKIASQLERKIEEIHPVLASLDSMESAKDSVPPAEKENFLVSNIGFLPPQAKNFLKWRSGYIAQRHETSVAYSYLGQAYFWTKKYPEADTAFSNALEFDTENTDAAWYKGFNYFYLRDYKNAIVYFEKSIDTLNPNPTIYLYLGICYLKDETKDLDKAGEFLFKAEELDNENPDVYLNLTVYWREKGDLQKASEAYKRAQELSKQGDNQ
- a CDS encoding TonB-dependent receptor; translation: MLIEIALKLFNVFFLSLTIQGRVIDDQTRLPVSLASIEILGTQIGATTDSLGFFQLDNPPKEKKLVLKASHIGYLPDTVTVYLHFSNPAILYFRLKTNPIQLPEVKVLPEKTLIERAEPGVVFKKEDIRKTPANFGDDPLRSMPVIAGVGMSGSEWSGSPVIRGGDTDESPLFYDGIEVAWPWHLVGLISVFNSDFLESVSLWKSSIPIQYDALSSVTLICTPEIKKIGGGFVYDAIALKGYFWTTIANFADIALSLRKTFYYIKIGSLGKEFNPNFYDGALNLGFDITKNDRLTARFLLSEDFFFEASDSSRESTSLYKSEDSFYEVEDSSRERLSLCKVGYLHSGETFDFKIYGSCTYHLLGYEKDLLFPRVSFKHTSLSSNIELVWRPNKRMETIVGEEIKKEATSLASDYLASSTYAEIRAEILPEFLASLGCRLERIPWTTGLYLAPRASVTWNLFEILNIGASYRDSYQHPYRILRSSFYVKDFSFEPPSLDNLNPGFEALAPKRAQQYSAWLEFCPDTSTQIRMEPYYRRLSFLPLLDADSGWNSNGYGFSEGVEFGIEKKTNFGLQAEISYVLSATKRLEGDLVELCWGEYDQRHNINIRLHQSFPKGWLITASFRLNSGLPYTPVNDKGELGKPNSARSSFYHRLDLRVQRSCPELPLSPYFYIEVINVYNSQSPYRIKEYIDSTGTPVIYGYGRIPFLPMAGIGGSF
- a CDS encoding deoxyribonuclease IV, which codes for MRFGFHISISHGFVESLEVAKSLGCETMQIFTGSQQQWRRSVIDEDDASEFKTRRKKKDISPLFVHLFYLPNFATPDRELLEKSQNALIAELDRAAMLGAEYIILHPGAYKNSTKEEGIRKVAASLDYVFGKIAGGRGDKVKVLIENTSAGGTRLGGEFEEFARIFDFLKHSYKVGVCLDTAHAFEAGYPIHTEEGLADTLEEFDRLVGLNKLHLLHLNDSKSAFSSRNDRHWHIGEGEIGIETFKRIIRHPRLKHIPAIMETPTDFQADLKNMKTVKAIRNGA
- a CDS encoding ABC transporter substrate-binding protein; translation: MKHLLTAVIVVLVAVLLTILIVPMVKYAQPVEVTIAVEPSLSAASITYAEAKSSIFPSQDVKVKAKIIVMDNPKQALDDLNQGKIQFALMPWPEALRWMDEHPKDTLRCILSEEFKVGAPQDGIFARKGVKLDKITDLEGKKIGVSALTELPMKAIIGSAQLNASKITIKLYPKDKLIPALESGEVDLIYALEPYFTEALGKFGKPYDEGAMMPKWIKAPYWGSGLFVTPKYLKEHKLAVVRVNKGMEMTYDRIGKESDSARIFAAKTLGISDPKVTSNMNLTEIVRAQDMDAATIQDLSDKYEIYGVLKSINITEKKILVPREDLRE
- the dnaX gene encoding DNA polymerase III subunit gamma/tau; the protein is MQPRTFSLRYRPQIFEELFDQEHIKRTLINAIERSKLAHAYLFTGPRGVGKTTTARILAKSLNCEKGQGAHPCNQCSACIEITASKSMDVLEIDGASNRGIDQIRDLRENIRYLPTGGRYRIYIIDEVHMLTTEAFNALLKTLEEPPRHVIFVFATTEPHKVPATILSRCQRFDFKRIPAHVIAERLSMIIAKENLDLDKDAIALISEIADGGLRDAESVLEQITTFKEGRITALDVTELLGIVPQERFVGFLKVLRGGSEKEILLFLEEIFKQGYDVAEYYFGLIRFIRSLLLYRLGINKDDFGVLGSEALSEAENHHPKNLAKILERFLRAEEVFKKSLEKTILIETISLSLLYTDNEQNQAHQKINPPQTPRSNPSPVKEEPETDTPSGSKETSKQEHETEKGEQLATKKEEPGKPSSLSSLWKSFLVELSQEQSFLTLALNSSALLQENENTLHIGITGSKFNLDIIEHDKNDLERRFSEIANRRVRLVFEILEKEEEKTDAKKMENTSVDDILDIFKGEIIR
- a CDS encoding YbaB/EbfC family nucleoid-associated protein, yielding MKQADLLRKAQELQERMAEIMTSVRGEATSGGGMIKAVADGNGIILELKIDPEVIVAEDKDMLEDLIIAAVNEAKRKAQEKAKEEMQKIIGMPLPGLF
- a CDS encoding glycosyltransferase family 2 protein, whose amino-acid sequence is MIALDDVAIVIPAYEASDTLGKVLSDLIESGAKPEQIWVVDDGSPDETGNVANSFHVNLLRHKKNLGKGAAHKTGFKEVIKKGYRWILTLDADTQHDVGEVGRFLSADPQKMDLIIGTRRFNMKGMPFDRWFVNRLTSMVLSIFGGRAVSDSQCGYRLISAEVIEKVPLVTVRFDTESELVAKALWAGFRLLEVPITTLYTSPRSHINKLLDTLRFVKLCVFHLFWR
- the recR gene encoding recombination protein RecR, producing the protein MTRSLSELIGLLKELPGIGEKSAQRIARYILKLRNNEAQRLSSAILAARIQTHACERCGNLTEDVLCRICSDSSREKYEICVVEEAFDIPVIENSGVYRGQYHVLGGVLSPVDDVSPDSLRIKELLERTKKENIREVILAISATTEGEATASYIAEILKGSGIRVSRIARGIPVGSDIGLADEVTIEKAMRGREFMNESGNG